From a single Silene latifolia isolate original U9 population chromosome 6, ASM4854445v1, whole genome shotgun sequence genomic region:
- the LOC141587146 gene encoding AP-2 complex subunit mu, whose amino-acid sequence MPVAASAIYFLNLRGDVLINRLYRDDVGGNMVDAFRMHIMQTKELGTCPVRQIGGCSFLYMRISNVYIVIVVSSNANVACAFKFVVEAVNLFKSYFGGQFDEDAIRNNFVLIYELLDEIMDFGYPQNLSAEILKLYITQEGVRSPFSSKPVDKPVPNATLQVTGAVGWRREGLVYKKNEVFLDIVESVNLLMSSKGSVLRCDVTGKILMKCFLSGMPDLKLGLNDKIGLEKESQIKARPAKSGKTIELDDVTFHQCVNLTRFNSEKTVSFVPPDGEFELMKYRITEGVNLPFRVLPTIKELGRTRMEVNVKVKSVFGAKMFALGVVIKIPVPKQTAKTNFQVTSGKAKYNPSIDSLVWKIRKFPGQTESTLSAEVELISTMGEKKSSTRPPIQMEFQVPMFTASGLRVRFLKVWEKSGYNTVEWVRYITKAGSYEVRC is encoded by the exons ATCTACTTTTTAAATCTCCGAGGTGATGTCCTCATCAATCGCCTCTATCGCGACGATGTCGG TGGCAACATGGTGGATGCTTTTCGGATGCATATTATGCAAACAAAGGAACTTGGTACTTGTCCCGTAAGGCAGATAGGAGGCTGTTCATTCCTGTATATGAGGATTAGCAATGTCTACATCGTAATTGTTGTCAGCAGCAATGCTAATGTAGCTTGTGCTTTCAAGTTCGTCGTTGAG GCTGTTAATCTTTTCAAATCCTACTTTGGTGGGCAGTTTGATGAAGATGCTATTCGTAATAACTTTGTTCTAATTTATGAGCTGTTAGATG AAATCATGGACTTTGGTTATCCTCAAAATCTTTCGGCTGAAATTTTAAAGCTATATATTACTCAAGAAGGTGTGCGCTCGCCATTTTCATCAAAG CCTGTTGATAAGCCAGTGCCAAATGCAACTCTGCAAGTCACAGGTGCTGTTGGATGGCGACGAGAGGGTCTTGTTTATAAAAAGAATGAG GTGTTCCTTGACATTGTGGAAAGTGTCAATCTTCTCATGTCTTCAAAAG GTAGTGTGCTACGTTGCGATGTTACCGGAAAAATTCTCATGAAGTGCTTTCTCTCTGGTATGCCTGATTTGAAGCTGGGCTTGAATGATAAAATTGGTCTTGAGAAAGAATCACAGATAAAAGCACGTCCTGCAAAAAG TGGGAAAACAATTGAGCTAGATGATGTCACGTTCCATCAATGTGTGAACTTGACAAGGTTCAACTCTGAGAAGACTGTTAGTTTTGTGCCACCTGATGGTGAATTTGAATTGATGAA ATATCGTATAACTGAGGGTGTCAACCTCCCCTTCCGGGTATTGCCGACAATCAAGGAATTGGGTAGGACACGGATGGAAGTTAATGTTAAG GTCAAGAGTGTGTTTGGTGCAAAGATGTTTGCTCTTGGAGTTGTGATAAAAATTCCAGTACCAAAACAAACTGCGAAAACAAACTTCCAAGTGACATCTGGGAAGGCTAAATATAATCCATCCATCGATAGTTTGGTTTGGAA GATAAGAAAATTTCCTGGTCAAACTGAGTCAACCCTAAGTGCTGAAGTGGAATTAATATCTACCATGGGAGAGAAAAAATCATCGACAAGGCCACCAATTCAAATGGAATTTCAG GTTCCTATGTTCACAGCATCAGGGTTACGTGTCCGTTTTCTCAAG GTATGGGAGAAAAGTGGGTACAATACCGTTGAGTGGGTTCGTTATATTACAAAGGCAGGTTCATACGAGGTAAGGTGTTGA